The Streptomyces europaeiscabiei genome window below encodes:
- a CDS encoding DUF6274 family protein, producing the protein MAASARHETRALLRAHLSAASSYRHLTRHCPICHRLLRLATEHGAGGEEGAEGNAEEETPSKA; encoded by the coding sequence ATGGCGGCGTCCGCTCGGCACGAGACCCGCGCATTGCTCCGTGCTCACCTGTCGGCCGCCTCCTCGTACCGCCACCTCACCCGCCACTGCCCGATCTGCCACCGCCTGCTGCGGCTGGCGACGGAGCACGGGGCGGGCGGCGAGGAGGGCGCGGAGGGGAACGCGGAGGAGGAGACGCCCTCCAAGGCGTGA